A window of the Microbacterium sp. AZCO genome harbors these coding sequences:
- a CDS encoding FAD-dependent oxidoreductase: MSAAELTCDVLVVGGGLGGVAAALAAADRGASVVLTEEHPWLGGQLTSQAVPPDEHPWVERFGTTARYRALRDGIRDVYRRRYPLTDAARRRDDLNPGAGWVSKLCHEPRVAVGVIEEMLAPFRSSGRLRILRRVRPIAATAEGERVTSVTLGSVVGDDDTVVTAAFVLDATETGEVLPLAGVEYVTGFESQRETGEPSAPADAQPGNVQALSVCFVLEHVDGDHTIDPPERYGFWRDYAPEAWQGARLVSWQAPNPRTLELESRSFTPNPGDDPLLVDADQSKSAGDGDLWVFRRILARDLFAPGAYASDLCLVNWPTIDYFLQPVLDADRETEEAAYADARQLSLSMLYWMQTEAPRADGGTGFPGLRLRPDVMGTSDGLAQAPYHRESRRIRALTTVTENDVSYAVRGERGATRYDDSVGVGMYRIDLHPSTGGDTYIDVASTPFEIPLGALIPRRVTNLLAAGKDIGTTHITNGCYRLHPVEWNVGEAAGHLAAHCLATGRSPHAVQAAQDLLEDFQRELVSTGFELRWPAEAHPY, encoded by the coding sequence GTGAGCGCGGCGGAGCTGACGTGCGACGTGCTCGTCGTCGGCGGCGGTCTGGGCGGCGTCGCCGCGGCGCTCGCCGCAGCGGATCGCGGGGCGTCGGTCGTGCTGACCGAGGAGCACCCCTGGCTGGGCGGGCAGCTCACGTCGCAGGCCGTGCCTCCGGACGAGCACCCCTGGGTCGAGCGGTTCGGCACCACGGCGCGGTACCGGGCGCTGCGCGACGGCATCCGGGATGTGTACCGCCGGCGATACCCGCTCACGGATGCCGCGCGCCGGCGCGACGATCTGAATCCCGGCGCGGGGTGGGTGTCGAAGCTGTGCCACGAGCCGCGCGTCGCGGTCGGCGTGATCGAGGAGATGCTCGCGCCCTTCCGCTCGTCCGGACGGCTGCGGATCCTCCGGCGCGTCCGGCCCATCGCCGCGACGGCCGAGGGCGAACGCGTGACGTCGGTGACGCTCGGATCGGTCGTCGGCGACGACGACACCGTCGTGACGGCGGCGTTCGTGCTCGACGCCACCGAGACGGGCGAGGTCCTGCCGCTCGCCGGGGTCGAGTACGTCACGGGGTTCGAGTCGCAGCGCGAGACCGGCGAGCCGAGCGCACCCGCCGACGCGCAGCCCGGCAACGTCCAGGCCCTCAGCGTGTGCTTCGTCCTCGAGCATGTCGACGGCGACCACACGATCGACCCGCCGGAGCGCTACGGCTTCTGGCGCGACTACGCCCCCGAGGCGTGGCAGGGGGCGCGGCTCGTGTCGTGGCAGGCGCCGAACCCCCGCACCCTCGAGCTGGAGAGCCGGAGCTTCACGCCCAACCCCGGCGACGATCCGCTGCTCGTCGACGCCGACCAGTCCAAGAGCGCCGGCGACGGCGACCTCTGGGTGTTCCGGCGCATCCTCGCGCGAGACCTCTTCGCACCCGGCGCCTATGCGAGCGACCTGTGCCTCGTGAACTGGCCGACCATCGACTACTTCCTCCAGCCCGTGCTCGACGCCGATCGCGAGACCGAGGAGGCGGCGTACGCCGACGCGCGGCAGCTCAGCCTGTCGATGCTCTACTGGATGCAGACCGAGGCGCCCCGGGCCGACGGCGGCACGGGCTTCCCCGGCCTCCGCCTGCGCCCCGACGTCATGGGCACGAGCGACGGGCTCGCGCAGGCCCCGTACCACCGCGAGTCGCGGCGCATCCGCGCCCTCACCACCGTCACCGAGAACGACGTCTCATACGCCGTCCGCGGCGAGCGAGGCGCGACGCGCTACGACGACAGCGTCGGTGTGGGCATGTACCGCATCGACCTGCACCCCTCGACGGGCGGCGACACGTACATCGACGTCGCCTCCACCCCGTTCGAGATCCCGCTCGGCGCCCTCATCCCGCGCCGGGTCACCAATCTCCTCGCCGCCGGCAAGGACATCGGCACCACCCACATCACGAACGGCTGCTACCGCCTGCACCCCGTCGAGTGGAACGTCGGCGAGGCCGCAGGCCACCTCGCCGCGCACTGCCTCGCCACCGGGCGCTCGCCGCACGCCGTGCAAGCCGCTCAGGACCTCCTCGAGGACTTCCAGCGCGAGCTCGTCTCCACCGGATTCGAGCTGCGCTGGCCCGCCGAGGCGCACCCCTACTGA
- a CDS encoding sugar ABC transporter permease has translation MAQTAAIGTGVGRRTSPRRLTAAHRDWIAGYAMTAPVVLGAIVFVVLPLGAVFWYSLHDWNVLANSFVLAGLDNYERMVADPGLRSSLLASLWFSVGLVVLNISLALALAVLLNQKLPGTTAFRTIFFSPVVVSLVAWTIVWGFLLQDDGGINGFLRLLGIDGPNWLRTGPTAMLAVIVVQVFKNVGLNMILFLAALQGVPEDLYEAARLDGAGAWRRFRSITVPLISPTLLLVSILTIVGSLEVFAQIAVLTGGGPGSSTTVLVYYLFQQAFRFNDFGYASAIAVLLFGIVLALTLLQWQTRKRWVFHEN, from the coding sequence ATGGCGCAGACGGCCGCGATCGGCACCGGCGTGGGCCGGCGGACCTCTCCCCGCCGGCTCACCGCCGCGCACCGCGACTGGATCGCGGGGTACGCCATGACGGCGCCCGTCGTGCTGGGCGCGATCGTCTTCGTCGTGCTGCCGCTCGGGGCCGTCTTCTGGTACTCCCTGCATGACTGGAATGTGCTCGCGAACTCGTTCGTCTTGGCGGGGCTCGACAACTACGAGCGGATGGTCGCGGACCCCGGCCTGCGCTCGTCTCTGCTCGCGAGCCTGTGGTTCTCCGTCGGGCTCGTCGTGCTCAACATCTCGCTCGCGCTCGCCCTCGCGGTGCTCCTCAACCAGAAGCTCCCGGGCACGACCGCCTTCCGCACGATCTTCTTCTCTCCCGTCGTCGTCTCGCTGGTCGCCTGGACGATCGTGTGGGGCTTCCTGCTGCAGGACGACGGCGGCATCAACGGGTTCCTGCGACTGCTCGGGATCGACGGCCCCAACTGGCTGCGCACGGGCCCGACCGCGATGCTCGCCGTCATCGTCGTGCAGGTCTTCAAGAACGTCGGGCTCAACATGATCCTGTTCCTCGCGGCGCTGCAGGGCGTGCCGGAAGACCTCTACGAAGCCGCGCGACTCGACGGCGCCGGTGCGTGGCGGCGCTTCCGCTCCATCACGGTGCCGCTCATCAGCCCGACGCTGCTGCTCGTCTCGATCCTCACGATCGTCGGCTCGCTCGAGGTGTTCGCGCAGATCGCCGTGCTGACCGGCGGGGGTCCGGGCAGCTCGACGACGGTGCTCGTGTACTACCTGTTCCAGCAGGCGTTCCGCTTCAACGACTTCGGGTACGCGAGTGCGATCGCCGTGCTGCTCTTCGGCATCGTGCTCGCCCTGACCCTGCTCCAGTGGCAGACCCGGAAGCGGTGGGTGTTCCATGAGAACTGA
- a CDS encoding LacI family DNA-binding transcriptional regulator, with protein sequence MLHHRVTQADVAALARVSQATVSLVLNDSIPVGVRISDETKQRVLDAIRITGYMANPMAQRLAGGRNQILGVFTYEATFPGRGRDFYGPFLNGIEQAAEGLGVDILLFTSARVVEGRRRLTREGWHRLGVADGCLLLGQQEDQSELQHLLDTNYPFVFVGRRRSEGMRLPYVGADYVSATARQVERLVVRGHERIAYVGPQGPDQPSIDRVEGYRSAVEAHGLPARFVSVDDVVETAREIVERRITAVLVAPELHPEELADELALRGVEVPRDLSMLVLGQAHHGRPGGHAWSGFVIPREEMGARALVLLSRLVEASRPRQGSAPRESVPPDDLHHLLDCPDIEGQTLAAPPAVTP encoded by the coding sequence GTGCTGCACCATCGCGTCACACAGGCCGACGTGGCCGCTCTGGCTCGCGTGAGCCAGGCGACGGTCTCGCTCGTGCTCAACGACAGCATCCCCGTCGGCGTGCGCATCAGCGATGAGACCAAGCAGCGCGTGCTCGACGCCATCCGCATCACGGGCTACATGGCCAACCCGATGGCCCAGCGCCTTGCGGGCGGTCGCAACCAGATCCTCGGCGTCTTCACGTACGAGGCGACCTTCCCCGGCCGCGGACGCGACTTCTACGGCCCGTTCCTCAACGGCATCGAGCAGGCGGCCGAGGGGCTGGGCGTCGACATTTTGCTCTTCACCAGCGCCCGTGTCGTCGAGGGTCGACGCCGGCTCACGCGAGAGGGCTGGCACCGGCTGGGTGTGGCGGATGGATGCCTCCTCCTCGGCCAGCAGGAGGATCAGAGCGAGCTGCAGCACCTGCTCGACACGAACTACCCCTTCGTCTTCGTCGGCCGCCGGCGCAGCGAGGGGATGCGCCTGCCGTATGTCGGCGCCGACTACGTCTCGGCCACGGCGCGTCAGGTCGAGCGGCTCGTCGTCCGCGGTCACGAGCGCATCGCCTATGTGGGCCCGCAGGGACCCGACCAGCCGAGCATCGACCGCGTCGAGGGCTACCGCTCGGCCGTCGAGGCGCACGGCCTGCCCGCGCGGTTCGTCTCCGTCGACGACGTCGTAGAGACGGCGCGCGAGATCGTCGAGCGCCGCATCACCGCCGTCCTCGTGGCACCGGAGCTGCATCCCGAGGAGCTCGCCGACGAGCTCGCGCTGCGCGGCGTCGAGGTGCCGCGCGACCTGTCGATGCTCGTGCTCGGGCAGGCGCACCACGGCAGGCCGGGCGGGCACGCGTGGTCGGGCTTCGTCATCCCGCGGGAGGAGATGGGCGCCCGGGCCCTCGTGCTCCTCTCCCGCCTCGTCGAGGCGAGCCGCCCGCGCCAGGGATCCGCACCGCGTGAGAGCGTGCCGCCCGACGACCTGCATCATCTGCTGGACTGCCCCGACATCGAGGGGCAGACGCTCGCGGCGCCGCCGGCGGTGACCCCGTGA
- a CDS encoding extracellular solute-binding protein, producing the protein MHHSLSRHRRTALVGIAAVAALLLAGCSGGAQPSQSESTGPVDLRMTVWTADETQLGVFQKIADAYVADNPDKVSSVTFETIPFADYTTTLTTQLAGDNPPDLAWILESYAPQFVASGALVDVKPTLEGTDGYEYDDLLDSSLALWQKDDGLYAYPFSNSPFGVFVNTDQIAAAGQPNPADLVAEGKWTYDAARDIAAAAAKASGKQGLVVRDFDYKVWENLATIWGGWDAEPWSEDGKTCEFTKKPMVDAMTWIHDAIFDDAAMPGPGTTADFFAGESAMTITQISRASALDGSFGWDLVPLPSGPEGQQNVIGQAGIGVFAAGEHPQAAADFLAYFTNPENAETLAAYFPPPRESLLNAETLAAANPKLSEDQLQAVVVDGIQDAETKPSHVEFARLEDTVRASLDALWVPDADVKAVLASTCDAIEPLLAG; encoded by the coding sequence ATGCACCACTCCCTCTCGCGACACCGTCGCACAGCACTCGTCGGCATCGCCGCCGTCGCAGCTCTCCTGCTGGCCGGATGCTCCGGCGGCGCACAGCCCTCCCAGTCGGAGTCGACCGGACCCGTCGACCTCCGCATGACGGTCTGGACCGCCGACGAGACGCAGCTCGGCGTGTTCCAGAAGATCGCCGACGCGTACGTCGCCGACAACCCCGACAAGGTCTCGAGCGTGACGTTCGAGACGATCCCCTTCGCCGACTACACGACCACCCTGACGACGCAGCTCGCCGGCGACAACCCGCCCGACCTGGCCTGGATCCTCGAGAGCTACGCGCCGCAGTTCGTCGCGAGCGGCGCCCTCGTCGACGTCAAGCCGACCCTCGAGGGCACCGACGGCTACGAATACGACGACCTGCTCGACAGCTCGCTCGCGCTCTGGCAGAAGGACGACGGCCTCTACGCCTACCCGTTCTCCAACAGCCCCTTCGGCGTCTTCGTCAACACCGACCAGATCGCCGCGGCGGGTCAGCCGAATCCCGCCGACCTCGTCGCCGAGGGGAAGTGGACGTACGACGCGGCCCGTGACATCGCGGCCGCCGCGGCGAAGGCATCCGGCAAGCAGGGCCTCGTCGTACGGGACTTCGACTACAAGGTCTGGGAGAATCTCGCCACGATCTGGGGAGGATGGGATGCCGAGCCCTGGAGCGAGGACGGGAAGACGTGCGAGTTCACCAAGAAGCCGATGGTGGATGCCATGACCTGGATCCACGACGCGATCTTCGATGACGCGGCGATGCCGGGACCGGGGACGACGGCCGACTTCTTCGCCGGCGAGTCGGCCATGACGATCACGCAGATCAGCCGCGCCTCCGCGCTCGACGGGTCGTTCGGATGGGACCTCGTGCCGCTGCCGTCGGGTCCGGAGGGTCAGCAGAACGTCATCGGGCAGGCCGGGATCGGCGTCTTCGCCGCGGGCGAGCACCCGCAGGCGGCAGCCGACTTCCTCGCGTACTTCACGAACCCCGAGAACGCCGAGACGCTGGCCGCCTACTTCCCGCCGCCGCGTGAGTCGCTGCTCAACGCCGAGACGCTCGCCGCCGCGAACCCGAAGCTCAGCGAGGACCAGCTGCAGGCGGTGGTCGTCGACGGGATCCAGGATGCCGAGACCAAGCCCTCGCACGTCGAGTTCGCGCGGCTCGAAGACACCGTCCGCGCTTCGCTCGACGCCCTGTGGGTGCCCGACGCCGACGTCAAGGCCGTGCTCGCGTCGACCTGCGACGCCATCGAGCCGCTCCTGGCGGGCTGA
- a CDS encoding 1-acyl-sn-glycerol-3-phosphate acyltransferase: MRLPPKWVRRVVIAPLVIVIALLLVLTIPLWLLGALGLTSLVPGRFRLPRVLWLISVYVIWDASLLVVMFGMWIASGFGWKIDTPAFRRAHYRVGARGLEILFEVFGSVLRLDMVTAAGDDEDRDAARAAFDALFERGTPLVVASRHAGPGDSFIIVHTLLNEVDRMPRIVLKYTMQWDPAIDVLLNRIPTRFIVPSGFGGKTTGGGHSVEDSLRDLATGLGPDDAFVIFPEGGNMTSTRRRSRIDRLRAAGRTTLADRAESMLHVMPPQPGGMYAALDASPDADVVFIGHTGLDRLITMGDIWRDLPMDKRITMHAWRVPRAEIPADRDAQAEWLFGWFERIDGWIAERSAIDEAGTR, translated from the coding sequence GTGAGGCTTCCGCCGAAGTGGGTGCGGCGGGTCGTGATCGCGCCGCTCGTGATCGTGATCGCGCTGCTGCTCGTGCTGACGATCCCGCTGTGGCTGCTCGGCGCGCTGGGTCTCACTTCCCTTGTGCCTGGACGGTTCCGGCTGCCGCGCGTCCTGTGGCTGATCTCGGTCTACGTCATCTGGGATGCGTCGCTCCTCGTCGTCATGTTCGGGATGTGGATCGCCTCCGGCTTCGGCTGGAAGATCGACACCCCCGCCTTCCGCCGCGCCCACTACCGCGTCGGGGCGCGCGGGCTCGAGATCCTGTTCGAGGTCTTCGGCTCGGTGCTTCGGCTCGACATGGTGACGGCGGCGGGCGACGACGAGGATCGGGATGCCGCGCGCGCGGCCTTCGACGCGCTCTTCGAGCGGGGCACGCCTCTCGTCGTGGCGAGCCGCCACGCCGGCCCCGGCGATTCGTTCATCATCGTGCACACGCTCCTCAACGAGGTCGACCGCATGCCGCGCATCGTGCTGAAGTACACGATGCAGTGGGATCCCGCGATCGACGTGCTGCTCAACCGCATCCCGACCCGCTTCATCGTGCCGTCGGGCTTCGGCGGCAAGACCACGGGCGGCGGCCACTCCGTGGAGGACAGCCTCCGCGACCTCGCGACGGGCCTCGGTCCCGACGACGCCTTCGTGATCTTCCCCGAGGGCGGCAACATGACCTCGACCAGGCGCCGCAGCCGCATCGACCGCCTTCGCGCGGCCGGGCGCACGACGCTCGCCGACCGGGCCGAGTCGATGCTGCACGTCATGCCGCCGCAGCCCGGCGGGATGTACGCGGCGCTCGACGCATCCCCCGACGCCGACGTCGTCTTCATCGGCCACACGGGCCTCGACCGGCTCATCACGATGGGCGACATCTGGCGCGACCTGCCGATGGACAAGCGCATCACGATGCACGCCTGGCGCGTGCCCCGCGCCGAGATCCCGGCCGACCGCGACGCGCAGGCCGAGTGGCTCTTCGGCTGGTTCGAGCGGATCGACGGGTGGATCGCCGAGCGGTCGGCGATCGACGAGGCCGGCACGCGATAA
- a CDS encoding carbohydrate ABC transporter permease, giving the protein MRTELLDRTADVDATLAVPAAPDTPSPERRRRRRGRALIIAVLAVLSVPFVFPTWWMATSSLKPMSEILSSVPTLWPQSPTFGAYVDVFRLQPFAQQYWNSLYIAVLVTVGTILFSSIAGYAFARIRFPGVNLLFLLVLTGLLVPSEVTIVPLFRAVSALGLIDTHWPLIIVPIFGAPSVLATFIMRQFFLALPVELEEAGRIDGLGRWGIFWRIAFPLARPAVAAVAIFTFLKSWNLYLEPIVYLSSKNMFTLPQALTQYVDAYGGPMWNVQLAATTLTVVPVLVVFLLAQRHFVEGLAHTGLKG; this is encoded by the coding sequence ATGAGAACTGAGCTCCTCGACAGGACGGCCGACGTGGACGCCACCCTTGCCGTGCCGGCCGCTCCCGACACGCCGTCGCCCGAGCGCCGCCGGCGCCGCCGCGGTCGCGCGCTGATCATCGCCGTGCTGGCCGTGCTCAGCGTCCCGTTCGTCTTCCCGACCTGGTGGATGGCGACCTCGAGCCTCAAGCCGATGAGCGAGATCCTCAGCTCGGTGCCGACGCTGTGGCCGCAGTCGCCGACCTTCGGCGCCTACGTCGACGTCTTCCGGCTGCAGCCGTTCGCACAGCAGTACTGGAACAGCCTGTACATCGCGGTGCTCGTGACGGTCGGGACGATCCTCTTCTCCTCGATCGCGGGCTACGCCTTCGCCCGCATCCGCTTCCCCGGCGTGAATCTGCTCTTCCTGCTCGTGCTGACGGGTCTGCTCGTGCCGAGCGAGGTCACGATCGTCCCGCTCTTCCGCGCCGTCAGCGCGCTCGGGCTCATCGACACGCACTGGCCGCTCATCATCGTGCCGATCTTCGGCGCCCCCAGCGTGCTCGCGACGTTCATCATGCGGCAGTTCTTCCTCGCGCTGCCGGTGGAGCTCGAAGAGGCCGGCCGCATCGACGGTCTCGGGCGGTGGGGCATCTTCTGGCGCATCGCCTTCCCCCTCGCGCGTCCGGCGGTCGCGGCCGTCGCGATCTTCACGTTCCTCAAGTCGTGGAACCTGTACCTCGAGCCGATCGTGTACCTGTCGAGCAAGAACATGTTCACGCTGCCCCAGGCGCTCACTCAGTACGTGGATGCCTACGGCGGGCCGATGTGGAACGTGCAGCTCGCCGCGACCACCCTCACCGTCGTGCCGGTGCTCGTGGTCTTCCTGCTCGCGCAGCGGCACTTCGTCGAGGGGCTCGCGCACACGGGGCTCAAGGGCTGA